A genomic stretch from Natronincola ferrireducens includes:
- the folE gene encoding GTP cyclohydrolase I FolE yields MDKEKIQRAVRDILEAIGEDPDREGLIDTPKRIAKMYEEIFAGLEMDPKEHLDIYFQDEKHEELVLVKDIPFYSVCEHHLVPFYGKAHVGYIPKNGKLTGLSKLARVVDTVAKRPQLQERLTSKIADTIVDKLDPYGVIVVVEAEHMCMTMRGIKKSGSKTVTSVVRGIFKKDAKARAEAMSLIQFGS; encoded by the coding sequence TCCTGATAGAGAAGGCCTAATAGATACACCTAAACGTATTGCTAAAATGTATGAAGAAATCTTCGCAGGATTAGAGATGGATCCTAAGGAACATTTAGATATATACTTTCAAGATGAGAAGCATGAAGAGTTAGTATTAGTAAAGGATATTCCCTTTTATTCTGTATGTGAACATCATTTAGTTCCTTTTTATGGTAAGGCCCACGTAGGATATATACCTAAAAACGGCAAACTTACGGGATTAAGTAAATTAGCTAGAGTTGTAGATACTGTTGCCAAAAGACCCCAACTACAGGAACGTTTAACCTCTAAGATAGCTGATACAATTGTAGATAAGTTAGATCCCTACGGTGTTATTGTAGTAGTAGAAGCAGAGCATATGTGTATGACCATGAGGGGAATAAAGAAGTCAGGCTCTAAAACTGTTACCTCTGTTGTGAGGGGAATATTCAAAAAGGATGCAAAAGCAAGGGCAGAAGCCATGTCATTAATTCAATTTGGCAGTTAA
- the folP gene encoding dihydropteroate synthase: MRNIQYYPNRKVEVKCGNHTLHLGSKTYIMGILNVTPDSFSDGGSYVDIEKAVIHAKKMVAEGADIIDVGGESTRPGAQEVTGEEELKRVLPVVERLANEIDVPISVDTYKADVAEKVLEAGAHMINDVWGLQREPQIAHVIAKYDVPVVIMHNQIGTEYDKDIVEAVADFLKQSIDIAKKAGIKDENIILDPGIGFGKTPEQNIHVMARLGELNALGYPILLGTSRKSMIGKILDLPPEKRVEGTLATSVMGIIQGVDILRVHDIVENLRTVMVTDAIVRVK; the protein is encoded by the coding sequence ATGAGAAATATTCAATACTATCCAAATCGAAAAGTAGAAGTCAAATGTGGCAACCACACTTTACATTTAGGGTCTAAAACCTACATTATGGGAATTCTCAATGTTACCCCAGACTCCTTTTCTGACGGTGGAAGCTATGTAGATATTGAAAAAGCTGTGATTCATGCAAAAAAAATGGTGGCAGAGGGTGCTGATATCATAGATGTAGGGGGAGAGTCTACTAGACCAGGAGCCCAAGAGGTTACTGGAGAAGAAGAATTAAAGAGGGTTCTTCCGGTTGTAGAAAGACTTGCAAACGAAATAGATGTACCAATATCTGTCGATACCTATAAGGCAGACGTAGCTGAAAAGGTATTGGAGGCAGGAGCCCATATGATTAATGATGTATGGGGATTACAGCGGGAACCTCAAATAGCCCATGTCATTGCTAAATATGATGTACCTGTTGTTATAATGCATAATCAAATAGGCACAGAATATGATAAGGACATTGTGGAGGCAGTTGCTGATTTCTTAAAGCAGTCTATAGACATTGCTAAAAAGGCTGGAATAAAAGATGAAAATATTATTTTAGATCCTGGTATAGGTTTTGGTAAGACACCAGAGCAAAATATCCATGTAATGGCTAGATTAGGAGAATTAAATGCATTAGGCTATCCTATCCTGTTAGGAACCTCTAGAAAATCAATGATAGGAAAGATTTTAGATTTACCTCCTGAAAAAAGAGTAGAGGGAACTCTAGCAACCTCCGTTATGGGGATTATTCAAGGTGTAGACATTTTACGGGTTCATGACATTGTAGAAAACTTAAGGACAGTAATGGTTACTGATGCCATTGTGAGGGTGAAGTAG
- the folB gene encoding dihydroneopterin aldolase, with translation MDKIILKNLGFYGYHGVLPEENRLGQKFFVDIELYVDLQAAGESDDVKDTVNYADVYNITKDIVENERFQLIEALAERIAATVLKDFPVVREILVTIRKPEAPVNGIYDYFGVEIRRRNNG, from the coding sequence ATGGATAAAATTATCTTAAAAAATTTAGGATTTTATGGGTATCATGGGGTACTCCCTGAAGAAAATAGACTGGGACAAAAGTTTTTTGTAGATATTGAGTTATATGTAGATTTACAAGCGGCAGGGGAATCGGATGATGTAAAAGATACTGTAAACTATGCTGATGTCTACAATATCACCAAGGACATTGTGGAAAATGAAAGATTTCAATTAATTGAAGCTTTAGCAGAAAGGATTGCTGCCACTGTCCTAAAGGATTTTCCAGTGGTAAGAGAGATTCTTGTAACCATTAGAAAACCAGAGGCTCCAGTAAATGGTATCTATGACTACTTTGGTGTAGAAATAAGGAGAAGGAATAATGGCTAA
- the folK gene encoding 2-amino-4-hydroxy-6-hydroxymethyldihydropteridine diphosphokinase: protein MAKVYLGLGSNIGDKKQHIDQAIEMLKQHKSIIITKVSSYYETDPVGYTEQDTFLNAVVEIYTTLSPHHLLGYCNGIEEILKRKRIIRWGPRTIDVDLLLYEDFIAEDDKLTLPHPRMKERVFVMIPLYEIAPNVEINGMEIEQIIKNLEVQGIRKVHYGG from the coding sequence ATGGCTAAAGTATATTTAGGGCTGGGGAGTAATATAGGAGATAAAAAACAGCATATAGATCAAGCTATTGAGATGCTAAAACAACATAAATCCATCATCATTACTAAAGTATCCTCCTACTATGAAACAGATCCAGTGGGCTATACTGAGCAGGATACTTTCTTAAATGCGGTGGTTGAGATTTATACCACATTATCACCCCATCATTTACTTGGATATTGTAATGGAATTGAGGAAATATTAAAAAGAAAAAGAATCATTCGTTGGGGTCCAAGAACGATTGATGTAGACCTATTACTCTATGAGGACTTTATTGCTGAAGATGACAAATTAACATTACCCCATCCTAGAATGAAGGAAAGGGTATTTGTGATGATTCCATTATATGAGATTGCACCAAATGTTGAAATCAATGGGATGGAAATAGAACAAATCATTAAAAACCTTGAAGTTCAAGGAATTAGGAAGGTTCATTATGGCGGATAG
- the aroF gene encoding 3-deoxy-7-phosphoheptulonate synthase yields the protein MADRRILTGEKIVVEIGNLKIGTNHPPVYIAGPCSVESKEQIMETALTLKEIGVDILRGGVFKPRTSPYAFQGLGVEGLEYLKEAGEAAGLPIVTELMDEGHMDIVAEYADIIQIGSRNMFNYSLLKTIGSLNKPILLKRGMCATIEEWIMAAEYIAVHGNKNIILCERGIRGYDNYTRNTLDLAAVPIMKKETGLPIIVDPSHGTGIRELVEPMSKAALACGADGLMIEVHPNPPCALSDGHQSLTFEEYRQLRRNK from the coding sequence ATGGCGGATAGAAGAATTCTAACTGGAGAAAAAATTGTAGTAGAAATAGGAAATTTAAAGATAGGTACCAATCATCCTCCTGTCTATATTGCGGGACCTTGTTCTGTAGAATCAAAGGAACAGATTATGGAGACGGCATTAACATTAAAGGAGATAGGTGTGGATATTTTAAGGGGAGGAGTTTTTAAGCCTCGGACCAGTCCCTATGCTTTTCAAGGTTTAGGGGTAGAGGGATTAGAGTATCTAAAAGAGGCTGGTGAAGCTGCAGGTCTACCCATTGTCACAGAGCTAATGGATGAAGGCCATATGGACATTGTAGCAGAATATGCTGATATTATCCAAATAGGATCAAGAAATATGTTTAATTATTCCCTTTTAAAGACAATAGGGAGCCTAAATAAACCTATCCTGCTTAAAAGAGGTATGTGTGCCACCATAGAAGAATGGATTATGGCGGCAGAATATATCGCTGTTCATGGAAACAAAAATATTATCCTATGCGAAAGAGGTATTAGGGGCTATGATAACTACACAAGAAACACATTAGATTTAGCTGCTGTCCCTATTATGAAAAAGGAAACAGGGTTACCAATTATTGTTGACCCTAGCCATGGCACAGGGATTAGAGAATTGGTGGAGCCTATGTCAAAGGCTGCTTTGGCATGTGGAGCTGATGGCCTGATGATAGAAGTCCATCCAAATCCCCCCTGTGCTTTAAGTGATGGCCACCAATCCCTGACATTTGAAGAGTATAGACAATTACGAAGAAATAAATAA
- a CDS encoding YdbC family protein translates to MAEIKYDIIEKIGILSESNKGWFKELNLISWNNREAKYDLRDWAPENEKMGKGITLTKDELRQLRDLLNNMDL, encoded by the coding sequence ATGGCAGAGATTAAATATGATATTATAGAGAAGATTGGGATTTTATCAGAATCAAATAAAGGATGGTTCAAAGAGCTCAACCTCATTAGCTGGAATAACCGAGAGGCTAAATACGATCTTCGGGATTGGGCACCGGAAAACGAAAAAATGGGTAAGGGAATTACCCTAACAAAGGATGAGCTTAGGCAGTTAAGGGACCTGTTAAACAATATGGATTTATAG
- a CDS encoding RNA polymerase sigma factor: MAINQLLTNIINIKNRDKNTATKSIIKEIKKNQLNNFFLWMEMRKNKYYKIAWSYLYNHHDIEDVFQITIMKVYENIHQLREEKYFETWVTSIFLNECKSLLRKRQREVFVDTVDEANSGGNTYIECPGIDANIELKEKLDQLEDIYRQPIILKYISGYSQEEISKILEIPIGTVKSRIYRGLKMLKVGMDKEV, encoded by the coding sequence GTGGCAATCAATCAATTACTTACCAATATTATCAATATAAAAAACAGGGATAAAAATACAGCAACCAAATCAATAATTAAAGAAATTAAGAAGAACCAGTTAAATAATTTTTTTCTTTGGATGGAGATGAGAAAGAACAAATATTATAAAATAGCTTGGTCCTATCTATATAACCATCATGACATAGAAGATGTATTTCAAATCACCATCATGAAGGTTTATGAAAATATCCATCAATTAAGGGAGGAAAAATATTTTGAAACCTGGGTAACCTCAATATTTTTAAATGAATGTAAAAGTCTTTTAAGAAAAAGACAAAGAGAAGTCTTTGTAGATACAGTTGATGAGGCAAACAGTGGAGGGAATACCTATATAGAATGCCCTGGGATAGATGCCAATATAGAATTAAAGGAAAAGTTAGATCAATTAGAAGATATATATAGGCAACCTATCATTCTCAAATATATAAGTGGCTATTCCCAGGAGGAAATTAGTAAAATATTAGAAATACCAATAGGAACAGTAAAGTCTAGAATTTACAGAGGATTGAAGATGTTAAAGGTAGGTATGGATAAGGAGGTGTAA
- a CDS encoding DUF4179 domain-containing protein, translated as MNCERIKNQLIDYLEGGMSNKEEKIIEEHMEDCEACKRELEELKAAIDYIKEESNEIIAPEDFIEGIKDKVKPSPQTTFKPPRKRRTAIMVAILLTLFVITAFATEGFGLLNWWRDLSIRESRSVYELLDEGYGDKVDLRAVDQDISITVESILADDIKTVILLEIEDLKGANPYITTRNGTRFEGSFEYDEDIPEEFREIGYSLLTLHSEEQHKRRFLLNLGPLKEKESTLSLNITALENTLTDSHEVVEGNWSFEIPVTKYDITTHPINQEVEVDGNLLLIEELVVGPTATLLTYSYDPKQNREYTLEYFSDIRLISNGKQYQSRFFGGYSSSIEGRYAQHRMEFDTIYLDNPKEVEISVGGYHVHVKANAYESFEINIDKSFPQQFEYKGSPIIIEDVIVGEDRTEVIVLETLEGRNYESLEVDFRTNHSMSVWHQGDWEEFYFVDREGNQVQGNNNNYFYYLMEMENPKVYTTKTRFILERRSSYQNLPPELWGPPEIIPTDLVIRGYKETRFADERVTIKLK; from the coding sequence TTGAATTGCGAGAGGATAAAAAATCAACTTATAGATTATTTAGAAGGAGGGATGAGCAACAAAGAAGAAAAAATTATTGAAGAACATATGGAGGACTGTGAAGCCTGCAAAAGAGAGTTAGAGGAATTAAAGGCTGCTATAGATTATATAAAAGAAGAAAGCAATGAAATTATAGCCCCAGAGGATTTTATAGAAGGCATAAAAGATAAAGTGAAGCCATCTCCCCAAACAACCTTTAAACCTCCTAGAAAAAGAAGAACAGCCATTATGGTAGCCATTCTACTTACCCTCTTTGTTATAACGGCCTTTGCTACAGAAGGGTTTGGATTACTAAACTGGTGGAGGGATTTAAGTATTAGGGAAAGTCGTTCGGTATATGAATTGCTGGATGAAGGCTATGGAGATAAGGTGGATCTAAGGGCTGTAGATCAAGATATCAGCATTACAGTGGAAAGTATTTTGGCAGATGATATTAAAACGGTTATTCTTTTAGAGATAGAAGACCTTAAAGGGGCAAATCCTTATATTACTACAAGGAATGGTACTAGATTTGAAGGAAGCTTTGAGTATGATGAAGATATTCCTGAGGAATTCCGGGAGATTGGTTATTCTCTATTAACCCTACATTCAGAGGAACAGCATAAAAGAAGGTTTTTATTAAATCTAGGTCCCTTAAAAGAAAAAGAATCAACCCTTTCTTTGAATATAACAGCCCTTGAAAATACATTAACAGATTCACATGAGGTAGTAGAAGGAAATTGGAGCTTTGAAATACCTGTCACAAAGTATGATATAACAACCCATCCAATCAATCAAGAAGTAGAGGTTGACGGTAACCTTCTACTAATAGAGGAATTGGTTGTAGGACCCACTGCCACCCTCTTAACCTACAGCTATGATCCTAAACAAAATAGGGAATATACTTTAGAATATTTCTCCGACATCCGTCTTATTAGTAATGGCAAACAGTATCAAAGTAGATTTTTCGGCGGCTACAGCAGTAGTATTGAAGGAAGGTATGCCCAACATAGGATGGAATTCGATACTATATATTTAGATAATCCTAAGGAGGTAGAAATAAGCGTTGGAGGATATCATGTTCATGTAAAGGCCAACGCCTATGAATCCTTTGAAATTAATATAGATAAATCCTTTCCCCAACAATTTGAATATAAAGGTAGTCCAATTATTATAGAGGATGTGATTGTTGGAGAGGATAGAACAGAGGTAATTGTCTTAGAAACTTTAGAAGGTAGAAATTATGAAAGCTTAGAAGTGGATTTTAGAACAAACCACAGTATGTCAGTTTGGCATCAAGGAGATTGGGAGGAGTTTTACTTTGTAGATAGGGAGGGAAATCAAGTACAAGGCAACAATAATAATTACTTTTATTATTTAATGGAGATGGAAAACCCTAAGGTCTATACAACCAAAACCCGCTTTATTCTAGAAAGAAGATCAAGTTATCAAAACTTACCTCCAGAGCTATGGGGTCCACCTGAAATTATCCCAACTGACTTGGTGATAAGAGGCTATAAAGAGACTAGGTTTGCGGATGAAAGGGTTACAATAAAATTGAAGTAA
- a CDS encoding MarR family transcriptional regulator: MNSNEKVLDILSKSEEPLRPGEIADAAGLDKKEADKAIKELKKEGKIMSPKRCFYAINK, encoded by the coding sequence ATGAATTCAAATGAAAAGGTATTAGATATTTTGTCAAAATCTGAAGAACCCTTAAGGCCTGGAGAGATTGCAGATGCAGCGGGTTTAGATAAAAAGGAAGCAGATAAAGCAATCAAGGAATTAAAAAAAGAAGGAAAAATTATGTCTCCCAAGAGATGTTTTTATGCGATAAACAAATAA
- a CDS encoding DUF3298 and DUF4163 domain-containing protein, translating to MNREVLGARIIQKKLIRYRIGLTYPEITDLENKEAEDTINQLIQEEIYRMIVEQGYEEDYTIEIWGDYEVKVNDKDLLSILLNIHSYSKGAAHGLKAVKALNIDLKRGKLYELKDLFLQNNNYIDKINEIVKEEIVTKDIPLLVEFETIDKRQDFYLTKEGITIFFQIYEYTPYAYGIPEFKISYDILTEMIDIKSPINAFLKE from the coding sequence ATGAATAGGGAAGTCCTTGGGGCAAGGATAATTCAAAAAAAGCTAATAAGATATCGAATAGGTTTGACTTACCCAGAAATTACGGACTTAGAGAATAAAGAAGCAGAGGACACCATAAACCAACTGATTCAGGAAGAAATATACAGGATGATTGTAGAACAAGGCTATGAAGAGGACTATACAATAGAGATATGGGGGGACTATGAAGTAAAAGTCAATGATAAAGACCTTCTAAGTATACTTCTTAACATTCATTCCTACTCTAAAGGGGCTGCCCATGGACTAAAAGCAGTGAAGGCCCTCAATATAGATCTCAAGAGGGGGAAGTTATACGAACTAAAGGATTTATTTCTACAAAACAATAACTATATCGATAAAATCAATGAAATCGTCAAGGAAGAAATTGTAACCAAGGATATTCCCTTATTGGTAGAATTTGAAACAATTGATAAAAGACAAGATTTCTACTTAACCAAGGAAGGAATCACTATATTTTTCCAAATATATGAATATACACCCTATGCCTATGGTATACCAGAATTTAAAATCTCCTATGATATTTTGACAGAAATGATTGATATAAAAAGTCCAATTAATGCCTTTCTTAAGGAGTAA
- the mnmA gene encoding tRNA 2-thiouridine(34) synthase MnmA — protein MDKQKKDTKVIIGMSGGVDSSVAALLLKEEGYNVIGIFMKNWDETNEFGYCTATEDYEDVRRVCDQIDIPYYTVNFEKEYWDKVFTYFLDEYKKGRTPNPDVMCNKEIKFKAFLNHALKLGADYLATGHYAQVDYYDGEYRLLRGIDTNKDQTYFLNALNQYQLSKALFPIGDIDKKQVRKIAEEKGLVTAKKKDSTGICFIGERDFKEFLSRYLPAQPGEIQTLEGEVKGRHEGLMYYTLGQRKGLGIGGSGTGEPWFVADKDLEKNILYIVQGENHPALYSYGLLASDLNWISKKKPPARLECTAKFRYRQKDQKVTIHFLSEDSCRVIFQEPQKAITPGQAVVFYEDHICLGGAIIDKALSKIEI, from the coding sequence ATGGATAAACAAAAAAAAGATACGAAAGTTATCATTGGCATGTCCGGTGGTGTAGACTCCTCTGTAGCAGCTTTATTACTGAAGGAAGAGGGTTATAATGTTATAGGAATATTTATGAAAAATTGGGATGAAACCAATGAGTTTGGCTATTGTACAGCAACAGAGGATTATGAAGATGTGAGACGAGTATGTGACCAAATCGATATTCCCTATTATACAGTGAATTTTGAAAAGGAATACTGGGATAAAGTTTTTACTTATTTTTTGGATGAATACAAAAAGGGTAGGACACCTAATCCTGATGTGATGTGTAATAAGGAAATAAAGTTCAAAGCTTTTCTTAACCATGCTCTTAAGTTAGGAGCCGATTACTTGGCAACAGGTCACTATGCTCAAGTGGACTATTATGACGGGGAATATCGACTTCTAAGGGGAATTGATACCAATAAGGATCAAACCTATTTCCTCAATGCATTAAACCAATATCAGCTTTCTAAAGCATTATTTCCTATAGGCGATATAGATAAAAAGCAAGTAAGAAAAATTGCTGAAGAAAAGGGTTTGGTTACGGCAAAGAAAAAGGATAGTACAGGGATATGTTTTATTGGAGAGCGGGACTTTAAAGAATTTTTAAGTAGATATTTACCTGCTCAACCTGGAGAAATTCAAACCCTAGAAGGAGAAGTTAAGGGGAGACATGAAGGATTAATGTATTATACCTTAGGACAGAGAAAGGGGTTAGGTATCGGAGGGAGTGGTACAGGGGAACCATGGTTTGTAGCAGATAAGGACTTGGAGAAAAATATCCTTTATATTGTGCAGGGAGAAAATCATCCAGCCCTCTATTCCTACGGATTATTGGCCAGTGATTTAAATTGGATTAGCAAGAAAAAGCCCCCTGCTAGATTAGAGTGTACAGCTAAGTTTCGCTACAGACAAAAAGATCAAAAGGTAACAATTCATTTCTTGTCTGAAGATAGTTGTAGAGTGATCTTTCAAGAACCACAAAAAGCCATTACCCCAGGTCAGGCTGTTGTATTTTATGAGGATCACATTTGTTTAGGGGGAGCTATCATTGATAAGGCATTAAGTAAAATAGAAATATAA
- a CDS encoding spore coat associated protein CotJA gives MMHTPYYGIYPIPFMPMYVMLAHAYVPYQTYMMEYPLTEALIKGTLFPELYQPYVPKEKLWGDEK, from the coding sequence ATGATGCATACACCCTATTATGGTATATATCCTATACCTTTTATGCCAATGTATGTTATGCTAGCCCACGCTTATGTACCCTATCAAACCTATATGATGGAATATCCCCTGACGGAAGCCTTGATAAAGGGTACCCTGTTCCCAGAACTATATCAGCCCTATGTACCAAAAGAAAAACTATGGGGGGATGAAAAATGA
- a CDS encoding spore coat protein CotJB, with protein MMHERIALMKRIQEVEFAATDLQLYLDTHPQDQRALMQFNQYAAELMMLKQQYELAYGPLLNFGFSQSQYPWRWIETPWPWEEEF; from the coding sequence ATGATGCATGAAAGAATAGCATTGATGAAGCGGATACAGGAAGTAGAATTTGCAGCCACAGATTTACAGCTATATTTAGATACCCATCCACAGGATCAAAGGGCGTTGATGCAATTTAATCAATATGCAGCAGAATTGATGATGTTAAAACAGCAGTATGAATTGGCCTATGGACCCTTATTGAATTTTGGATTTTCACAAAGCCAATACCCTTGGAGATGGATAGAAACCCCTTGGCCATGGGAAGAAGAATTTTAG
- a CDS encoding manganese catalase family protein, producing MWIYEKKLQYPVKVTCGPNPKLAQYLFTQYGGPDGELSAALRYLNQRYTIPTREAKGLLTDIGTEELAHVEVITTLIYQLTKDAKPEDFKAADMGSFYAIRDGALFYSDSNGVPWTATYIQAHGDPITDLHEDMAAEQKARAVYEHLLELTDDPGVKDTLRFLREREVVHYQRFGEALRIVQEYMQTKKVY from the coding sequence ATGTGGATTTATGAAAAAAAATTACAATACCCTGTAAAGGTTACCTGTGGACCCAACCCTAAGTTGGCACAATATTTATTTACACAATATGGAGGACCAGATGGGGAATTATCTGCAGCATTAAGATATTTAAACCAAAGATATACAATTCCAACAAGAGAAGCAAAAGGATTACTAACAGATATAGGTACAGAAGAGCTAGCCCATGTAGAAGTAATTACTACCCTAATTTATCAATTGACGAAGGACGCGAAACCTGAAGATTTTAAAGCAGCGGATATGGGTTCCTTCTATGCAATTCGAGATGGCGCTTTATTTTATTCGGATTCTAATGGAGTTCCATGGACAGCAACCTACATTCAAGCCCACGGAGATCCTATAACAGATCTTCATGAGGATATGGCAGCAGAACAAAAAGCTAGAGCTGTTTATGAGCATTTACTAGAGCTTACTGATGACCCGGGTGTCAAAGATACATTAAGATTTTTAAGGGAAAGAGAGGTTGTACACTACCAAAGATTTGGTGAAGCCTTGAGAATTGTTCAGGAATATATGCAGACGAAAAAAGTTTATTAA
- the nagB gene encoding glucosamine-6-phosphate deaminase gives MKIIVVNDYEEMSRKAANIVASQIILKPNSVLGLATGDTPLGMYKNLTRFYQEGDVDFTDVKTFNLDEYYGLDKSNPQSYYFYMMENFFKHINIQQQNIHLPNGMAENIEKECVQYEKNIELAGGIDLQILGIGGNGHIGFNEPDLKFEAITHLVELDENTVKANSRFFKSLDEVPTKAISMGIKTIMGARNILLLASGRTKAEIIYKAIKGKITSEVPASILQLHPQITFIIDKEAASYL, from the coding sequence ATGAAAATAATAGTTGTAAACGACTATGAAGAAATGAGTAGGAAAGCAGCCAATATTGTAGCCAGTCAAATTATTTTAAAACCTAACAGTGTTTTAGGGTTAGCTACAGGAGATACCCCTTTAGGTATGTATAAGAATCTGACACGGTTTTATCAAGAAGGAGATGTAGATTTTACTGATGTAAAGACCTTTAACTTAGATGAATACTATGGGCTAGACAAATCAAATCCACAAAGTTATTATTTTTATATGATGGAGAATTTCTTTAAACACATTAATATTCAGCAGCAAAACATACATCTTCCCAATGGGATGGCAGAAAATATTGAAAAAGAGTGTGTTCAATATGAAAAAAACATTGAATTAGCTGGTGGAATTGATTTACAGATATTAGGGATAGGAGGAAATGGTCATATAGGTTTTAATGAACCTGACTTAAAATTTGAAGCAATCACTCATCTAGTAGAGTTAGACGAAAATACTGTTAAGGCCAATTCAAGGTTTTTTAAGTCCCTAGATGAAGTGCCTACTAAGGCAATTAGTATGGGAATTAAAACAATAATGGGGGCAAGAAATATTCTTTTACTTGCCAGTGGTAGAACAAAGGCAGAAATTATATATAAAGCAATTAAAGGTAAAATCACCTCTGAAGTACCAGCATCTATTTTACAGCTACACCCTCAAATAACATTTATCATAGATAAAGAGGCAGCATCGTATCTGTAA
- a CDS encoding PrsW family intramembrane metalloprotease, with protein sequence MVTRLFVIAVTPSIAIAIALYLADRYDREPLHLLLKVFILGALSVIPVLIVQRILLTINIFTGLLGAAFTAFIIAGLTEEYFKRAVVLYTAYRSKHFNEKLDGIIYCSFSALGFATVENIMYVVFRFSTNYYVGIMRGILSVPAHVLFAVTMGYYLSLAKYTEEEELKRKYFSRSLLTPMAFHGVFNFILMAQIPILMVLFIPYVIYLWRLNLIRLNKYTKHSHDQFNRIIDDKE encoded by the coding sequence ATGGTTACAAGATTATTTGTTATAGCAGTTACACCTAGTATTGCAATTGCTATAGCTTTATATTTAGCAGATCGATATGATAGAGAGCCCTTACACTTACTTCTTAAAGTATTTATACTGGGAGCATTGTCGGTAATTCCAGTTCTAATTGTTCAAAGAATACTTTTGACCATCAACATATTTACTGGATTATTGGGAGCAGCCTTCACGGCCTTTATTATAGCTGGATTAACAGAGGAATATTTTAAAAGGGCCGTTGTTCTATACACTGCCTATCGAAGTAAACACTTTAACGAAAAATTAGATGGGATTATATACTGTAGCTTTTCTGCATTGGGATTCGCCACAGTTGAAAATATTATGTATGTAGTATTTCGATTTAGCACCAACTATTATGTAGGAATTATGAGGGGTATTCTCTCTGTACCAGCCCATGTGTTATTTGCAGTAACAATGGGGTATTATTTATCACTAGCAAAATATACGGAAGAAGAAGAATTAAAAAGAAAATATTTTTCTAGGTCCCTTTTAACTCCAATGGCATTTCATGGAGTTTTCAACTTTATTTTGATGGCACAAATCCCTATTTTAATGGTTTTATTTATTCCCTACGTCATTTATCTATGGCGTCTTAACCTAATACGATTAAACAAATATACAAAACATAGTCATGATCAATTTAATAGAATTATAGATGATAAGGAATAA
- a CDS encoding transposase domain-containing protein, giving the protein MVYSLVETAKANGLNPYKYLQLLLTTLPKMPFQKDKALLDNLLPWDPKVQEICKTRYKILENINLTMISRTFLFFEVFVWKIIKILILQECNVSVT; this is encoded by the coding sequence ATGGTATATAGTCTAGTTGAAACAGCAAAAGCTAACGGCCTAAATCCATATAAATATTTACAACTTCTACTTACTACTCTTCCTAAAATGCCATTTCAAAAAGATAAGGCACTACTAGATAATCTGCTTCCATGGGACCCAAAGGTCCAGGAAATATGCAAAACAAGATATAAAATCCTTGAAAATATCAATCTTACTATGATATCAAGGACTTTTTTATTTTTTGAAGTTTTTGTTTGGAAAATTATAAAAATATTAATATTACAAGAATGTAATGTTAGTGTAACGTGA